From the Hyphomicrobium sp. ghe19 genome, one window contains:
- a CDS encoding NAD(P)/FAD-dependent oxidoreductase, protein MTEITRREFALLTAGASFAAASELPGPALAAGRAKIVVIGGGPGGVTVANRLKSSDPRLEITLIEPKEKYTTCFYSNLYLGGFRSFKSITHDYTGVKKRGIDVVTDAATAIDTKAKTVTLARGGSPMKYDRLVVAPGIDFKYETIEGYSPEAAKIMPHAWQGGEQTWLLKEKLLALPDGGLVVMSAPPNPYRCPPGPYERACMIAHFLKTKKPKAKLVLFDAKKTYSKQAVFEEAFEEYYKGIIEINLTNEIDDFAVVKVDAATGIVTTKAGRTERAALANIIPAQKAGSIAVHAGLAENDWCPVHPENFASTKARDVYVLGDAAIANDMPKSAYSAVSQAGVVAADILASLDARPRAPGKYRNTCWSMLAPDNSAKIGGDYVPATKDGKPYLEVKEPFISKPDDSAELRRETYQESAEWYQTLVADLFGEAPEKPVR, encoded by the coding sequence ATGACCGAGATCACGCGCCGCGAATTTGCTCTGCTGACCGCGGGCGCAAGTTTCGCTGCGGCGTCCGAGCTGCCGGGACCGGCTCTTGCTGCAGGCCGGGCCAAGATCGTCGTCATCGGCGGCGGCCCCGGTGGCGTGACCGTCGCAAATCGCCTCAAGTCATCCGACCCGCGCCTCGAGATAACGCTGATCGAGCCGAAGGAAAAATATACGACCTGCTTTTATTCGAACCTTTATCTCGGCGGGTTCCGGTCCTTCAAATCGATCACGCACGATTATACGGGCGTGAAGAAGCGCGGCATCGACGTCGTCACCGATGCCGCGACGGCGATCGACACGAAGGCAAAGACCGTGACGCTGGCGCGCGGCGGCTCACCCATGAAGTACGACCGGCTCGTCGTCGCTCCGGGCATCGATTTCAAATACGAGACGATAGAGGGCTACTCGCCGGAAGCCGCCAAGATCATGCCGCACGCGTGGCAAGGGGGCGAGCAGACGTGGCTGCTGAAGGAAAAGCTGCTGGCGCTGCCCGATGGCGGCCTAGTCGTGATGTCCGCCCCGCCCAATCCGTACCGGTGCCCGCCAGGCCCGTATGAACGCGCCTGCATGATCGCGCACTTCCTGAAAACGAAGAAGCCGAAGGCCAAGCTCGTCCTTTTCGACGCTAAGAAAACATATTCGAAGCAGGCCGTCTTCGAGGAGGCGTTCGAGGAATATTACAAGGGCATTATCGAGATCAACCTGACGAACGAGATCGACGATTTCGCGGTCGTCAAAGTCGATGCCGCGACCGGGATCGTGACGACGAAGGCCGGGCGCACGGAGCGGGCCGCCCTCGCCAACATCATCCCGGCGCAGAAGGCGGGATCGATCGCGGTCCACGCGGGCCTCGCCGAGAACGACTGGTGTCCGGTCCACCCCGAGAACTTTGCTTCGACGAAGGCGAGGGACGTCTACGTCCTCGGTGATGCAGCGATTGCGAACGACATGCCGAAATCGGCGTACTCGGCCGTCAGCCAAGCGGGCGTCGTCGCAGCCGACATCCTTGCGAGCCTCGATGCGAGGCCGCGCGCACCCGGCAAATACAGAAATACCTGCTGGTCAATGCTCGCCCCCGACAACAGTGCTAAAATCGGTGGCGATTACGTGCCGGCAACAAAGGATGGAAAACCCTATCTCGAAGTCAAAGAGCCGTTCATTTCCAAACCCGACGATAGCGCCGAGCTTCGCCGCGAGACCTATCAGGAGAGCGCCGAGTGGTATCAGACCCTCGTCGCCGATCTTTTCGGCGAGGCCCCCGAGAAGCCCGTCCGCTGA
- the soxY gene encoding thiosulfate oxidation carrier protein SoxY, with amino-acid sequence MPDPIDISILSRREFVAAGAAAAVFAPFVARAEAPEPGAPAPSQKFKDDFARIAGSASPIEGKITVDLPETAENGNFVPVTIAVDSPMTDADYIKAIHLLSTENPAAHVATFNLSPVNAVARVQSRMRLAKTQDVVVLAEQSNGEMLISTTLVKVVIGGCGI; translated from the coding sequence GTGCCAGATCCCATCGATATTTCAATTCTGAGCCGTCGTGAATTCGTTGCGGCGGGTGCCGCAGCGGCCGTCTTTGCTCCGTTCGTTGCGCGAGCCGAGGCCCCGGAGCCCGGCGCGCCCGCCCCCAGCCAAAAATTCAAAGATGATTTCGCCCGGATCGCCGGTTCCGCCAGTCCGATCGAGGGCAAGATCACGGTTGATCTGCCCGAGACGGCCGAGAACGGGAATTTCGTGCCGGTCACCATCGCCGTCGACAGCCCCATGACGGATGCGGATTACATCAAGGCGATCCACCTTCTCTCGACGGAAAATCCCGCCGCGCATGTCGCCACATTCAATTTGTCGCCGGTCAACGCCGTCGCGCGCGTGCAGTCGCGGATGCGGCTGGCGAAGACGCAGGACGTCGTGGTCCTGGCGGAGCAATCGAACGGCGAGATGCTGATTTCGACGACGCTCGTCAAGGTCGTCATCGGCGGCTGCGGGATTTGA
- the soxZ gene encoding thiosulfate oxidation carrier complex protein SoxZ gives MAANPRIKLPETAKAGDVIEVKTLITHVMETGNRHDKTGRPIPRDIIHAFVAKFDGKEIFRAEFGPGISANPYLAFYMRVPGPGIFEIAWTDDHGVTTVATAPLNLA, from the coding sequence ATGGCAGCCAATCCGCGCATCAAGCTTCCCGAGACCGCCAAGGCCGGCGACGTCATCGAGGTCAAGACACTCATCACCCACGTGATGGAGACCGGCAATCGTCACGACAAGACCGGCAGGCCGATACCGCGCGACATCATCCATGCTTTCGTTGCGAAGTTCGACGGAAAGGAAATATTTCGCGCCGAGTTCGGGCCGGGCATTTCCGCGAATCCGTATCTGGCATTTTACATGCGCGTTCCCGGCCCCGGCATTTTCGAAATCGCGTGGACGGACGATCACGGCGTTACGACGGTTGCGACGGCTCCGCTGAATTTGGCTTAG
- a CDS encoding outer membrane protein — translation MRVDILIVSVLFLQSVTSQAQADDWSGVSVGAFTGIGLSQNSVRSATFNESTFGAAQSISDDDTEWSGGFTISAGWQIQNAVIGIGVDLDPFGATQQMDCRLIWADGFNSNVLVTDVGNGKCSRDVSWSVSIVGKLGWLASESTLLYGLGGWTTSRITQNYEWPSSLDPTSATLNGATVGGGVEHRLTQNWHVSVEFRATMFEERGVKGISKELDAPQISVVGGDVETVRLGVSYLVPWR, via the coding sequence ATGAGAGTCGATATTTTGATCGTTAGCGTTTTGTTTCTGCAATCCGTTACGTCGCAAGCTCAGGCAGATGATTGGTCTGGAGTCTCAGTTGGGGCATTCACAGGCATCGGTCTTTCTCAGAACTCAGTCAGAAGCGCGACCTTCAACGAGTCCACGTTCGGCGCTGCGCAATCCATTTCTGATGACGACACCGAGTGGAGTGGAGGGTTCACGATCTCGGCTGGTTGGCAGATACAAAATGCGGTCATCGGAATAGGGGTAGACCTTGATCCCTTCGGCGCGACACAGCAAATGGACTGCCGCTTGATCTGGGCGGATGGATTTAACAGTAACGTCCTCGTCACCGATGTAGGCAACGGTAAGTGCTCTCGAGACGTTTCGTGGTCGGTAAGCATTGTGGGAAAGCTTGGTTGGTTGGCTTCAGAGTCTACGTTGCTGTATGGCCTAGGTGGCTGGACGACTTCGAGGATCACGCAAAACTATGAGTGGCCTTCATCACTCGATCCCACATCGGCAACCCTAAACGGCGCGACAGTTGGCGGCGGGGTTGAGCATCGCCTTACTCAAAATTGGCACGTTTCAGTTGAGTTCCGGGCGACCATGTTCGAAGAAAGAGGTGTTAAAGGGATTTCCAAAGAACTCGACGCGCCGCAGATTTCTGTGGTCGGCGGTGACGTCGAAACGGTCCGCCTAGGCGTATCTTATCTGGTTCCCTGGCGATAA
- a CDS encoding site-specific integrase, protein MNKLETGDILKVLLPIWTEKPETARRVLQRMRTVLDHATAAGHRSGENPCRIAVIGLPKQASAVKHFVALPYFELPEFLPLLRSADCFEMIRLGLEFLILTAARSNEVRGARINEFDMKAKLWTIPAQRMKGEREHIVPLSQRAIEIVEAARVLAPRCELVFPSERTYDKPLSDTAMTRALHRLKVKATVHGFRSTFRDWCSEETDFPSEVAEMALAHAIENKVEAAYRRGMLLEKRRELMDTWAKFALGGTR, encoded by the coding sequence GTGAATAAGCTTGAGACGGGCGACATCCTGAAAGTGCTTCTGCCGATCTGGACTGAGAAGCCCGAAACCGCTCGTCGAGTACTGCAACGGATGCGCACCGTTCTAGATCATGCAACGGCAGCCGGTCACCGGAGCGGTGAAAACCCCTGCCGTATCGCCGTCATTGGCCTGCCAAAGCAAGCGAGCGCCGTAAAGCACTTCGTTGCTCTTCCCTACTTCGAGTTGCCAGAGTTCTTGCCCCTGCTTCGTTCGGCAGACTGTTTCGAGATGATCCGGCTGGGGCTGGAATTTCTGATATTGACGGCTGCCCGATCAAACGAAGTTCGCGGCGCGCGTATCAACGAATTCGACATGAAGGCCAAGCTCTGGACGATCCCCGCCCAACGCATGAAAGGCGAGCGTGAGCACATCGTCCCGCTTTCCCAAAGGGCCATTGAAATCGTCGAGGCCGCGCGTGTGCTCGCGCCCCGGTGCGAACTCGTATTTCCTTCGGAGCGAACATATGACAAGCCACTCTCGGATACGGCCATGACGCGGGCCCTCCACCGGCTCAAGGTCAAAGCGACCGTGCACGGCTTCCGCAGTACGTTCCGAGATTGGTGCAGCGAAGAGACTGACTTCCCGAGCGAAGTCGCGGAAATGGCGCTCGCACATGCCATCGAAAACAAGGTCGAGGCCGCCTACAGGCGCGGAATGCTTTTGGAGAAGCGTCGCGAACTAATGGACACGTGGGCGAAATTTGCGCTTGGCGGTACGCGATGA